From Oreochromis aureus strain Israel breed Guangdong linkage group 4, ZZ_aureus, whole genome shotgun sequence, a single genomic window includes:
- the dctn5 gene encoding dynactin subunit 5, whose amino-acid sequence MELSEILYNKAEYIETASGNKVSRQSVLCGSQNIVLSGKTIVMNDCIIRGDLANVRVGRHCVVKSRSVIRPPFKKFSKGVAFFPLHIGDHVFIEEDCVVNAAQIGSYVHIGKNCVIGRRCVLKDCCKILDNTVLPPETVVPPFTVFSGCPGLFSGELPECTQDLMIDVTKSYYQKFMPLSQI is encoded by the exons ATGGAGTTGTCTGAAATACTGTACAACAAAGCGGAGTACATTGAGACG GCTTCTGGCAACAAAGTGAGCAGACAGTCGGTACTATGTGGGAGTCAAAACATAGTCTTGAGCGGCAAA ACTATTGTTATGAATGACTGCATCATCAGGGGGGACCTTGCTAACGTCAGGGTGGGCAGACACTGCGTGGTGAAAAGCCGGAGTGTTATTCGACCACCTTTCAAAAAGTTCAGCAAAGG GGTGGCTTTCTTCCCGCTGCACATTGGAGACCACGTCTTCATCGAGGAGGACTGCGTGGTCAACGCAGCACAGATTGGTTCCTACGTCCACATTGGGAAGAACTGTGTCATA GGTCGCCGTTGTGTGCTAAAGGATTGCTGTAAGATCTTAGACAACACCGTGCTTCCTCCTGAGACAGTGGTGCCACCTTTCACCGTCTTCTCTGGATGCCCAG GTCTGTTTTCAGGAGAGCTCCCAGAGTGTACACAGGACCTCATGATTGATGTAACCAAGAGTTACTACCAGAAGTTCATGCCCCTCAGCCAGATATGA
- the c4h16orf72 gene encoding UPF0472 protein C16orf72 homolog, which translates to MEEKKEDGDSEIQEHGPEHWFSKWERQCLAEAEQREPSEEDVDNEQDKLWHLFQNSATAVAQLYKDRVCHQQGLSLWVPFQNAATAVTNLYKESVEAHQRSFDRGIQIGHQRRNKDMLAWVKKRRRTIRREDLISFLCGKAPPHRSSRANPRLAMVAPSRANSPAETGSSVEADLQPFREAIALHGLSGAMASISVRSGAPGSPTHVSGSSSNGGGASGGGSSGSGPVCRSRRNGLQDVDLNTFISEEMALHLDSTGATSAGGGGGTRKRNSTQCSDVITDSPTHKRNRMI; encoded by the exons ATGGAGGAGAAGAAGGAAGACGGCGACTCGGAGATACAGGAACACGGACCCGAGCACTGGTTCTCAAAATGGGAGCGGCAGTGTTTGGCCGAAGCGGAGCAGAGGGAGCCGAGCGAGGAGGACGTCGACAACGAGCAGGATAAACTATGGCATCTCTTCCAGAACTCCGCCACTGCCGTGGCACAGTTATACAAAG ACAGAGTATGCCATCAGCAGGGCCTCTCATTGTGGGTGCCATTTCAGAACGCTGCTACAGCAGTCACCAACCTTTACAAAG AGAGTGTCGAGGCCCATCAGAGAAGCTTCGATCGGGGCATCCAGATAGGACACCAACGTCGTAATAAG GACATGTTGGCCTGGGTGAAAAAGCGCCGGAGAACCATCCGCAGGGAGGATCTGATCAGCTTTTTATGCGGCAAAGCACCACCACACAGAAGTAGCAGGGCCAACCCTCGGCTGGCCATGGTGGCCCCCAGCCGTGCTAATTCACCAGCTGAGACTGGCTCATCTGTAGAAGCGGACCTCCAGCCCTTCAGGGAGGCCATAGCACTGCATG GTCTGAGTGGTGCCATGGCGAGTATCAGCGTGCGCTCCGGTGCTCCAGGTTCTCCCACACATGTCAGTGGGAGCAGCAGTAATGGAGGTGGTGCGAGCGGAGGTGGTTCTTCCGGCTCTGGGCCGGTGTGCCGCAGCAGGCGTAACGGGCTCCAAGACGTCGACCTAAACACTTTCATCTCAGAGGAGATGGCGCTGCATCTGGACTCTACTGGCGCCACCTCTGCCGGAGGGGGGGGAGGAACCAGGAAACGAAACTCCACCCAATGTAGTGATGTCATCACAGACTCCCCAACGCACAAACGCAACAGGATGATCTGA